One Pseudomonas tolaasii NCPPB 2192 genomic window carries:
- a CDS encoding Ldh family oxidoreductase: MSAQSQVVDSSTALIGFAELVALLQAIFVSHGTSPEVAAVLAHNCASAERDGAHSHGVFRIPGYLSTLASGWVNGKATPVITDVASGFVRVDACNGFAQPALEAARPLLVEKARNAGIALLAIHNSHHFAALWPDVEPFAEEGLVALSVVNSMTCVVPHGADRPLFGTNPIAFAAPRADGLPIVFDLATSAIAHGDVQIAARKGERLPPGMGVDSLGQPTQDPKAVLEGGALLPFGGHKGSALSMMVELLAAALTGGHFSFEFNWADHPGARTPWTGQLVIVIDPSKTAGQSFAERSQELVRQMHAAGLRRLPGDRRHRTRAKSDEQGIEVDAEELARLRDLAGQ, encoded by the coding sequence ATGTCTGCCCAGTCCCAGGTAGTTGACAGTTCGACCGCCCTCATCGGTTTTGCCGAACTGGTGGCGTTGCTCCAGGCAATCTTTGTCAGCCACGGCACTTCGCCCGAAGTGGCCGCGGTCCTCGCGCACAATTGCGCCAGCGCCGAACGCGACGGCGCCCATAGCCATGGCGTGTTTCGTATTCCCGGTTACCTGAGCACCCTTGCCAGTGGCTGGGTGAATGGCAAAGCCACGCCGGTGATCACCGATGTTGCATCGGGCTTTGTGCGAGTGGACGCCTGCAACGGGTTTGCTCAACCGGCGCTGGAGGCCGCACGTCCGTTGCTGGTGGAAAAGGCCCGCAATGCAGGCATCGCCCTGCTGGCGATTCACAATTCCCACCACTTCGCCGCGCTGTGGCCGGATGTCGAGCCCTTCGCCGAAGAAGGCCTGGTGGCGCTGAGCGTGGTCAACAGCATGACCTGCGTGGTGCCCCACGGCGCCGACCGGCCGCTGTTCGGTACCAACCCCATCGCATTTGCCGCGCCACGCGCCGATGGCCTGCCCATCGTGTTTGACCTGGCGACCAGTGCCATCGCCCACGGTGACGTGCAAATTGCCGCACGCAAGGGCGAGCGCCTGCCGCCGGGCATGGGCGTCGATAGCCTTGGCCAACCGACCCAGGACCCCAAGGCCGTGCTCGAAGGCGGCGCGCTGCTGCCGTTCGGCGGGCACAAGGGCTCGGCGCTGTCGATGATGGTCGAGCTGCTGGCCGCCGCCTTGACGGGCGGCCATTTCTCTTTCGAATTCAACTGGGCCGATCACCCGGGGGCGCGTACGCCCTGGACCGGTCAGTTGGTGATTGTGATCGACCCGAGCAAAACCGCCGGGCAAAGCTTTGCCGAGCGCAGCCAGGAATTGGTGCGGCAGATGCATGCGGCGGGGTTGCGGCGTTTGCCGGGGGATCGTCGGCATCGCACGCGGGCGAAGTCGGATGAGCAGGGTATCGAGGTAGATGCTGAGGAACTGGCGCGGCTGCGGGACTTGGCGGGGCAGTAA